The Pseudomonadota bacterium genome includes a window with the following:
- the recJ gene encoding single-stranded-DNA-specific exonuclease RecJ produces MRSSISTDLATPSACPDASRAVLGVDRSISGQLWSRRLEPDDPRPLAIQQATDAHPQVARILAGRDVRPDEAAAALNPSLRALMPDPSSLRGMDDAAEMLADCVEAGATIGLFGDYDVDGAASCAILGRWLHALGCDVHIHIPDRITEGYGPNAPAIEALAAHGIDLLITLDCGATSHEALAHAKGIGLSVLVLDHHQMRDLGPPVDALVNPNRPDDVSGLGHLCAAGVTFMALVAANRSLRARQRSDLPDLLGLLDCVGLATVADVVPLIGLNRAFVVQGLKMARKANNPGLSALVTRANLQTALQAFHFGYVLGPRINAGGRIGDAAMGARLLATDDLEEAASIADELTTLNAQRQALEAEAVDAAIAMIESNEADAPVLFVRDETWHPGVAGLIAARLKERFHKPSVAFTRSSPNQWTGSARSVPGVDIGAAVHAALEAGQIVKGGGHAMAAGLTLADDDWEDATRFLTETMQGAAQEHLAVRTLSIDAVLTATGASMELVAALEGIEPFGQGFPEPIFAFASHVVRKASPVGTNHVKATLADGAGGIVDAIAFRAVGTQLGDALLQARDGAPLHIAATVSRNSWQGRDTPQLRVVDAALPHR; encoded by the coding sequence TTGAGAAGTTCCATCTCGACTGATCTGGCCACGCCGAGCGCTTGCCCCGATGCCAGTAGGGCAGTCCTAGGCGTTGATCGTTCGATATCGGGCCAACTTTGGTCCCGCAGACTGGAGCCCGACGATCCTCGGCCGCTGGCGATTCAGCAGGCGACAGATGCTCATCCACAGGTCGCGCGCATCTTGGCAGGCCGTGACGTCCGTCCCGACGAAGCGGCGGCGGCGCTGAACCCAAGCCTGCGTGCCTTGATGCCCGATCCATCAAGTTTGCGCGGGATGGACGACGCTGCGGAGATGCTCGCAGATTGCGTGGAGGCTGGCGCAACAATCGGTCTGTTCGGTGACTACGACGTGGATGGTGCAGCATCCTGCGCCATCCTCGGCAGATGGCTGCACGCTTTGGGATGCGATGTCCATATCCATATTCCGGATCGGATAACCGAAGGCTATGGCCCCAATGCTCCGGCCATTGAAGCGCTAGCGGCTCATGGCATCGACCTGTTGATCACATTGGACTGCGGCGCGACCAGCCATGAGGCACTGGCCCATGCGAAAGGGATCGGTCTTTCTGTCCTTGTCCTTGACCATCATCAGATGCGTGATCTCGGCCCGCCCGTGGACGCGCTTGTCAATCCAAACCGTCCGGATGATGTTTCCGGCTTGGGCCATCTGTGCGCTGCGGGCGTGACGTTCATGGCCCTTGTCGCCGCCAATCGCTCCCTCCGAGCCCGGCAGCGATCGGACTTGCCGGACCTGCTGGGCCTTCTCGATTGTGTCGGCCTGGCCACCGTTGCCGATGTCGTTCCGCTTATCGGGCTTAATCGGGCCTTCGTCGTTCAAGGGCTGAAGATGGCCCGAAAGGCCAACAATCCTGGTCTTTCGGCACTTGTCACGCGTGCCAATCTGCAAACGGCGCTGCAAGCTTTCCATTTCGGCTATGTCTTGGGACCGCGAATCAACGCCGGTGGCCGGATAGGAGATGCGGCAATGGGCGCCCGTCTGCTCGCGACGGACGATCTGGAGGAAGCGGCTTCGATCGCGGATGAGTTGACCACATTGAACGCGCAGCGCCAGGCGCTCGAAGCTGAAGCAGTTGATGCAGCGATCGCCATGATCGAATCCAACGAAGCGGACGCGCCCGTTCTGTTTGTTCGCGACGAGACATGGCATCCGGGCGTCGCAGGTCTGATTGCCGCACGCCTGAAAGAGCGCTTTCACAAGCCCAGCGTCGCCTTCACGCGCTCGTCGCCCAATCAATGGACGGGCTCCGCCCGTTCCGTTCCGGGTGTGGATATCGGCGCTGCGGTGCACGCCGCATTGGAGGCCGGGCAGATAGTCAAGGGCGGTGGACACGCTATGGCGGCCGGCCTGACACTTGCCGACGATGATTGGGAAGACGCGACGCGTTTCCTCACGGAGACCATGCAAGGCGCTGCACAAGAGCATCTGGCGGTACGCACGCTGAGCATCGATGCGGTTTTGACGGCAACGGGCGCGTCTATGGAGCTGGTGGCCGCGCTCGAAGGTATAGAGCCGTTTGGCCAAGGCTTTCCGGAGCCTATTTTCGCATTCGCAAGTCACGTCGTACGCAAAGCATCACCGGTTGGCACCAATCACGTCAAAGCGACACTGGCCGACGGAGCAGGTGGAATAGTCGACGCTATCGCGTTCCGTGCCGTCGGGACACAGCTGGGCGACGCGCTCCTGCAGGCGCGTGACGGTGCGCCCCTTCACATCGCTGCAACGGTTTCTCGCAACAGTTGGCAAGGCCGAGACACGCCCCAACTGCGGGTCGTCGATGCCGCACTGCCTCATCGCTAG